The Pantoea vagans genome includes a window with the following:
- a CDS encoding YncE family protein, which yields MKANKTTWALRPLLLATALLSSSAVLAAESQPLNQVISKGAYELAFSNSDNALFVATAQNASSKGGTVYRLDPQDLAVKQTISTELPTFGATINQKTNTLFFGNTRDAAVTAVDATSGKEINSLVLDARKRSESVRPLQPRELVADAATDRVYITGLGEQSVVWVVDGKTLKLVSTVPNTGKMGTGLALDSAAQKLYVTNADGELVTINTRLNAIEKRQKIDGEKDHFFLNIALDTKGHRIFLSDSKQPQVLVLDARTQQVIHKIDVPESLAVLFNADRNELYVTHRKAGEISIIDASTYKVKRTVKAPGLPNSLALSADGKTLFVSIKQPGTRKEPPKNPDSVLRIAL from the coding sequence ATGAAAGCGAATAAAACAACGTGGGCGCTGCGTCCGCTGCTGCTGGCAACGGCCCTGTTGTCATCCTCTGCAGTACTGGCGGCCGAATCTCAGCCGCTGAACCAGGTGATCTCAAAAGGTGCTTACGAACTGGCGTTCAGCAACAGCGATAACGCGCTGTTCGTTGCCACGGCGCAAAATGCCAGCAGCAAAGGCGGCACTGTTTATCGTCTCGACCCGCAGGATCTGGCGGTGAAGCAGACGATCAGCACTGAACTGCCAACCTTTGGTGCCACCATCAACCAGAAAACCAATACCCTGTTCTTCGGTAATACCCGTGATGCCGCGGTCACCGCCGTGGATGCGACGAGCGGGAAAGAGATCAACTCGCTGGTGCTGGATGCACGTAAGCGCAGTGAGAGCGTACGCCCACTGCAGCCGCGTGAACTGGTGGCCGATGCCGCAACTGACCGCGTCTATATCACAGGTTTGGGTGAGCAGAGTGTGGTGTGGGTGGTGGATGGCAAAACCCTGAAGCTGGTCAGCACCGTGCCGAATACCGGCAAGATGGGCACTGGCCTGGCGCTCGATTCTGCTGCGCAGAAGCTGTACGTGACCAACGCTGATGGCGAGCTGGTGACGATCAATACGCGTCTGAACGCGATTGAAAAACGCCAGAAAATTGATGGCGAAAAAGATCACTTCTTCCTGAACATTGCGTTGGACACCAAAGGCCACCGTATCTTCCTGAGCGACTCCAAGCAGCCTCAGGTGCTGGTGCTGGATGCGCGCACTCAGCAAGTGATCCATAAGATTGATGTGCCAGAATCTCTGGCAGTGCTGTTCAATGCCGATCGTAACGAGCTGTATGTGACGCACCGTAAAGCGGGTGAGATCAGCATCATCGACGCCAGCACCTACAAAGTGAAGCGCACGGTCAAAGCCCCAGGCCTGCCAAACAGCCTGGCGCTGTCTGCCGATGGCAAAACCCTGTTTGTCAGCATCAAGCAGCCTGGCACCCGTAAAGAGCCACCGAAGAACCCAGATAGCGTACTGCGCATCGCGCTGTAA
- a CDS encoding PAS domain-containing methyl-accepting chemotaxis protein, whose protein sequence is MRNNQPITQREFIFDDDATLMSTTDLNSYITYANDAFIEVSGFEPDEVNGQPHNMVRHPDMPPEAFADMWATLKQGEPWTALVKNRRKNGDHYWVRANAIPVVREGKVQGFMSVRTKPSVEEIRQTEALYRDFREGRAKGRRFHKGLLIGTGWRRFGSLLKTMPLRWRIRSTLLALLPLSVGGVALLGMNTLQLGCFTGGMAVLLLLASLWLEQQISRPMERICRQALSVATGASHKVEQMDRVDEIGITLRAIGQLGLMFRWLVDDVSGQAINVLSASDAIARSNDELSRRTEQAAANVQQTAATMNEMTATVKSNTDTASEVNNLSENTSHAALKGGEVMQEMVGMMAEIADSSKRIANITSVIDGIAFQTNILALNAAVEAARAGEQGKGFAVVAGEVRSLAQRSAKAASEIKTLVETSASRVQSGSDHADAAGRTMQEIVGQVQNVTALIAQISSATAEQSIALSEVSTAVEDLDDITHQNAARVAESAEASGRMARQANRLVEAISVFR, encoded by the coding sequence ATGCGGAACAACCAGCCCATCACTCAGCGTGAGTTTATTTTTGACGACGACGCCACGCTGATGTCGACCACCGATCTCAACAGTTACATCACCTATGCCAACGATGCTTTTATTGAGGTCAGCGGGTTCGAGCCGGATGAGGTCAATGGCCAACCGCATAATATGGTGCGTCATCCGGATATGCCGCCGGAAGCCTTCGCCGATATGTGGGCAACGTTGAAACAGGGTGAACCCTGGACTGCACTGGTCAAAAATCGCCGTAAGAACGGCGACCACTACTGGGTGCGTGCCAACGCGATTCCGGTGGTAAGAGAAGGCAAAGTTCAGGGCTTTATGTCTGTGCGCACTAAGCCATCCGTGGAGGAAATCCGCCAGACGGAAGCGCTGTACCGCGATTTCCGAGAAGGGCGTGCCAAAGGACGCCGTTTCCACAAAGGCTTGTTGATCGGCACCGGCTGGCGTCGGTTTGGCTCCCTGTTGAAAACCATGCCGCTGCGCTGGCGCATCCGCTCCACGTTGCTGGCACTGCTGCCGCTGTCGGTGGGTGGGGTGGCGTTGCTGGGAATGAACACTCTGCAACTCGGCTGCTTTACCGGTGGCATGGCTGTCTTGCTGCTGTTGGCCAGCCTGTGGCTGGAGCAGCAAATTTCTCGCCCGATGGAGCGCATCTGCCGCCAGGCACTGAGCGTAGCGACCGGTGCCAGCCATAAAGTGGAGCAGATGGATCGCGTCGATGAAATCGGCATCACCCTGCGCGCCATCGGTCAGCTGGGCCTGATGTTCCGCTGGCTGGTGGATGATGTCAGCGGTCAGGCGATCAACGTCTTAAGCGCCAGTGATGCGATTGCCCGTAGCAACGATGAGTTGAGTCGTCGTACCGAACAAGCCGCAGCCAATGTGCAGCAAACGGCGGCCACCATGAATGAAATGACCGCCACGGTGAAAAGTAATACCGATACCGCCAGTGAAGTGAATAACCTGTCGGAGAACACCAGCCATGCGGCGTTGAAAGGCGGTGAAGTGATGCAGGAGATGGTGGGGATGATGGCGGAAATCGCTGACAGCTCCAAGCGTATCGCCAATATCACCAGCGTGATTGACGGGATCGCCTTCCAGACCAACATTCTGGCACTCAATGCCGCCGTAGAAGCGGCGCGAGCCGGTGAGCAGGGGAAAGGATTTGCCGTGGTCGCGGGTGAAGTGCGCAGTCTGGCACAACGCAGTGCCAAAGCCGCCAGCGAAATTAAAACCCTGGTCGAAACCAGCGCCAGCCGCGTGCAGTCCGGCAGCGATCACGCAGATGCGGCTGGCCGTACCATGCAGGAGATTGTTGGCCAGGTGCAAAACGTGACCGCGCTGATCGCACAAATCAGTTCGGCTACCGCTGAGCAATCCATCGCTCTGAGCGAAGTCAGTACGGCGGTGGAAGATCTGGATGACATCACGCATCAAAACGCCGCCCGCGTGGCAGAGAGCGCCGAGGCTTCAGGGCGGATGGCACGTCAAGCCAACCGCCTGGTGGAAGCCATCAGCGTATTTCGTTAA
- a CDS encoding AraC family transcriptional regulator, with protein sequence MSRYEDLTSELLMGMRLYGVKYQRIALHTPFGLQYDDAPGKAQLHFVGRGSLLIRSASGVIYPLQAGDALLIPHGKAHALISSEDAICEPIGTFNSKPICGSVCSIGDSGEDCPDDSDVILFSACMAFELGGMQPLVHTMPDVMLVSTLLAQYPEIQPILDAMERETRDRKAGFAGILSRLADVVAAQIVRGWVENGCGKGSGLVQALRDPRLSQAMAAMHRAPGENWTVERLARESGSSRSVFAARFQSATGMTPLRYLTELRMRLAVERIVNEGEAVESVAFHLGYGSLAAFSRAFKRIVGSPPGALRAARETL encoded by the coding sequence ATGAGCCGCTATGAAGATCTGACCAGTGAACTGCTGATGGGTATGCGCTTGTATGGCGTGAAGTATCAGCGTATTGCCTTACATACTCCGTTTGGTTTGCAGTACGATGACGCGCCGGGTAAAGCTCAACTGCACTTTGTTGGCCGGGGCTCGTTGCTGATCCGCTCGGCATCTGGCGTGATCTATCCACTGCAAGCCGGCGATGCGCTGCTGATCCCCCACGGCAAAGCGCATGCATTAATTTCATCTGAAGACGCGATCTGCGAGCCGATCGGCACCTTTAACAGTAAGCCGATTTGCGGCAGCGTCTGTTCGATAGGCGACAGCGGCGAAGATTGCCCCGACGACAGCGATGTCATCCTGTTTAGCGCCTGCATGGCATTTGAACTCGGTGGCATGCAGCCGCTGGTGCATACCATGCCGGATGTGATGCTGGTGAGTACCCTGCTGGCACAGTACCCGGAAATCCAACCGATTCTGGATGCTATGGAGCGTGAAACCCGCGATCGTAAAGCCGGTTTTGCCGGGATTTTGTCCCGACTGGCGGATGTGGTGGCCGCGCAAATCGTTCGCGGCTGGGTGGAAAACGGCTGCGGCAAGGGCAGTGGCTTAGTGCAGGCATTGCGCGATCCGCGACTCAGCCAGGCAATGGCAGCCATGCACCGCGCACCAGGGGAAAACTGGACGGTGGAGCGGCTGGCGCGTGAATCAGGCAGCTCGCGCTCGGTGTTTGCCGCGCGTTTTCAGTCCGCCACGGGCATGACGCCGCTGCGCTATCTCACCGAGTTGCGCATGCGCCTGGCAGTTGAACGTATCGTGAATGAGGGTGAAGCGGTGGAAAGCGTGGCCTTCCACCTCGGTTACGGTTCACTGGCGGCGTTTAGCCGTGCCTTCAAGCGTATTGTCGGCTCGCCGCCCGGCGCGTTACGTGCCGCGCGCGAAACCCTTTAA
- a CDS encoding MFS transporter, with protein MSLDTEVVETSIAVDKPAWGAVFAMAFGVFGLITAEFLPVSLLTPIADSLQVSEGQAGQTVTVTALVALLTSLVIGNITRRLDRRMVMLAFTLLLIASALLVAFAENLPMILLARVLLGMAIGGFWTLSTAITMRLVPPEQVPRALSIVFSGISLATIIAAPLGSYLGGLIGWRNIFLLTGVLGVLALFWQFFTLPAMPPENKARSGGVLDLLRNSLMRWGMLAVIMMFTGHFAFFTYLRPFLESSAQLNINQLSLVLLAFGVANFFGTSLAGFLVTRSVSLTLTGMALVMSVTAVVLVSFGSLPWLVGAGVAMWGLAFGSMPTGWSTWISRAVPDDAESGGGLLVATIQLAITAGAAAGGWMFDLQGAGGVFMASGVLMLLAAITIFTRVRHHG; from the coding sequence ATGAGTCTGGATACTGAAGTTGTCGAAACAAGTATAGCGGTGGATAAACCCGCATGGGGTGCGGTATTTGCCATGGCCTTTGGCGTATTCGGCCTGATTACCGCCGAGTTTCTGCCGGTCAGTTTGCTGACACCGATTGCCGACTCGCTGCAGGTGAGTGAAGGGCAGGCGGGGCAAACGGTGACGGTAACGGCGCTGGTGGCGCTGCTCACTAGCCTGGTGATCGGTAACATTACGCGACGCCTTGACCGTCGCATGGTGATGCTGGCCTTCACGCTGTTACTGATTGCGTCGGCGCTGCTGGTGGCTTTTGCTGAAAACTTGCCGATGATCTTGCTGGCGCGTGTACTGCTTGGCATGGCGATTGGCGGCTTCTGGACGCTCTCCACCGCCATCACCATGCGATTGGTGCCACCAGAACAGGTGCCGCGTGCACTGTCGATTGTGTTTAGCGGTATTTCGCTGGCGACCATTATTGCCGCGCCTTTGGGCAGCTATCTGGGCGGTTTGATTGGCTGGCGCAACATCTTCCTGTTAACCGGCGTGTTAGGTGTGCTGGCGCTGTTCTGGCAATTCTTTACCTTGCCAGCCATGCCGCCAGAGAACAAAGCGCGCAGCGGTGGGGTGCTGGATCTGCTGCGTAACAGCCTGATGCGCTGGGGTATGCTGGCAGTGATCATGATGTTTACCGGTCACTTCGCCTTCTTTACCTATCTGCGCCCGTTCCTGGAGAGCAGTGCCCAGCTCAACATTAATCAGCTGTCGCTGGTGTTACTGGCATTCGGTGTGGCGAACTTCTTCGGCACTTCGCTGGCCGGTTTCCTGGTGACGCGCAGTGTGTCATTGACCTTGACTGGCATGGCGCTGGTAATGAGCGTCACGGCTGTGGTGCTGGTGAGTTTTGGCAGTCTGCCTTGGCTGGTCGGTGCGGGTGTGGCGATGTGGGGTCTGGCATTCGGTTCGATGCCGACCGGCTGGTCAACGTGGATTTCCCGTGCGGTGCCGGATGATGCGGAGTCCGGTGGGGGTCTGCTGGTGGCGACGATTCAGTTGGCGATCACCGCAGGTGCAGCGGCAGGCGGCTGGATGTTTGACCTCCAAGGGGCTGGCGGCGTGTTCATGGCCAGTGGTGTGTTGATGCTGTTAGCGGCCATCACCATTTTCACGCGGGTACGCCATCACGGTTAA
- a CDS encoding autotransporter outer membrane beta-barrel domain-containing protein encodes MKFKLNPIAIGILAAQALFYPYISAQAVTLGSYSPQVNDNLFGEQNIDVSGTSETLTGNPDFAPGTDGSVSSSLAQVNITSGAQFLNQTRLNPGPQNFAITVPDPTTGGNTTFQVYNSASLVAQAPVTSDTAVPDVVNVNGDQYINARVADVSNGGSLDVNIGQPNAASSASTNSWSMAAKQTTLFQVGSDSTLNWNSNNRISFFGTAATPDGAGATQTFQVQNLATYNGSFSVQTLDGANHTFSVTSASELQTYNNWLISQLQSGNLDKANYLTDFNKAVTVTNGNIVYDVSATPPDEVTQHIGNRIVVNADGANARVNLAAGKTLEVVGSTGGAIKASNGAQAVIDGKLASRGTIANNGTALVLAGGSNGSTSATGVINGGFLNRQDGTGIGSTGYGANGVLVQSGSEFNNNGIVNLATIGSNSQYGVAGIRLEDNATSNNSGNINVGVNGSSASGTASGVLLTTPTSTFTNTADGQIYIGRGPQNSLTDNVADTAMNQSGLTSGIALVANGSATNNGNIVIGSKVQNAAGMSASGANNVTMLNNGTIDVNGAAATVPRENVGMSVTNSSGNIDNSGTINLNGVNGTGVKVVATNGNSASANSTGTINVAGGADPASGTRNFGVWVEGQGTGQASADIDGPVNLSGNGAIGVHARGNATVNVAANAIPSFSNGSNQIAFFAYGPNALINVAGNNPFNVTTANSTLFRVEQGADFDGTDLSLTASGAGSVAVNGSGTGGTEVNTRNATLNVSGAGATGVNIEGGATGTIDNATTINLTGNNAIGAIVDGQKHTLAGSNSGAPVTGTRLSSAAALSSSQTGLVGYLARNRAQLNNTGDINFSGANATGIRVESGATGSNSGNISINDGGTGIAVNSSGSTANTTANNSGNINVNGGSTTNRSRGVSASGSRAIANLNSGTLNLNGTGAIGAEAINGAQVNIAAGSTPIFNNTDQIAYHAAGNGSRINSAANALDVNTQNSTGYRIDDGAALSFSSPTALTTSGVNSTGVIVSGSGSSLNSANARFTASGQGSTAVRVEGGAAATLASGSTLNLSGSNAVGVLVNNLRTDLSNALNGSSAPTTVTSNANLSGAGSNAIGFDVTNGAELVNNGALNLTGSDNIGIRSRAGSTLTNNGTVNVASGTGLDVSGSGSTLAKGGVINVDNGAAGVRISDGAQLALTGSDTVITTRGNAHGILLDTGATALSASDATVNVLGSGNGIENRAELSNVSLSNLTLNVGNGNGIRTAVAFDPASTVTTNVSGSGTGLNIANADGSTTRGDLTLGSGYQFNVTGAGGTGIRANTSGNVTTAADVNIDNPAGGSALVSSTAGTITNTGTFTSNSLTSPVVDLRGGKTIFENYGSIITANPQTVAVAGSNADDEVLLTEGEVRGDINPGGGSDVFRWTGGTLNGSLTMGNDNNNSAQVSNVDLGTTYHLTSGSGTGNTLTFNQIDSRGGSFSADDLNKGVNLGSGWSTINFANTQWTLTDNLNLAHSTINVDADSTLYAGNNVHPTLAGGTADSLTVNNAGTLDLTNGTGSPGNTLNINGSLASSGGQLNLITDLNEGGALSNQFTDHLNVTGNASGTTLVNVKLTDSSTGALTDLNRNGGIEGNEGISLAQVAGNASPESFALKDGYLGAGPWQYRLYTFAPGSTDPSQRLVSGSGNNYWDYRLANYYVCEDGASCPSTFITDAFGSGQSYDARAAVVPQVPSYISAPVGLAYYTSAIIDDLHKRLGDLRHEQTRPEGEGGEMFLRYIGSNLKYKSDQRFTDYGYDFDLDYSAVQVGGNLLRLDGEKDSLRGGLAYTRGNTRIRPDAADGYSSTTFDSDSLAFYGTWQRQSGFYLDGVLSFDWHRGETAIARQQQEAKLKAHGWTASLESGYPFDLGDGYKLEPQAQLMYMKLNMNDFTDQDGNKVRYGDYHQTIGRLGARLDRTWTDDSQRQYTPYLRANFYKGWGGTAETNVSSVDNPALGATFTSGHFGQMWEVGAGGTATLQKDVSLYAEADYRKEINGNGAKGWRYNVGVRWQF; translated from the coding sequence ATGAAGTTCAAATTAAATCCGATCGCCATCGGAATATTAGCGGCACAGGCACTGTTTTATCCCTATATCAGTGCACAAGCGGTAACATTGGGGAGCTATTCACCGCAGGTCAATGACAACCTCTTTGGTGAGCAGAATATTGATGTGAGTGGCACGAGCGAAACCTTGACCGGTAACCCGGATTTTGCACCGGGTACCGACGGCTCAGTGAGTTCAAGCCTGGCTCAGGTGAATATCACCTCGGGTGCGCAGTTCCTCAACCAGACGCGCCTCAATCCTGGGCCGCAGAACTTTGCCATTACGGTGCCTGATCCCACTACGGGCGGTAATACCACCTTCCAGGTTTACAACTCCGCCAGCCTGGTGGCACAAGCGCCCGTGACCTCAGACACTGCCGTGCCCGATGTGGTGAATGTGAACGGCGATCAATACATCAACGCACGGGTCGCGGATGTCTCTAATGGAGGTTCACTTGATGTGAACATCGGCCAGCCGAATGCTGCTAGCAGCGCCAGCACCAACAGTTGGAGCATGGCTGCCAAACAGACCACGCTGTTTCAGGTAGGTAGCGACAGCACGCTGAACTGGAATTCCAACAATCGCATCAGCTTCTTTGGCACTGCCGCCACCCCTGACGGCGCAGGAGCCACGCAAACGTTTCAGGTGCAAAATCTCGCGACGTACAACGGCAGTTTCAGTGTGCAAACGCTGGACGGTGCCAACCACACCTTCTCGGTCACCAGCGCCAGTGAGCTACAAACCTATAACAACTGGCTGATCAGCCAACTGCAATCAGGCAATCTCGATAAAGCCAACTATCTGACCGACTTCAACAAGGCCGTCACCGTGACCAACGGCAATATTGTTTACGACGTCAGCGCCACGCCCCCGGATGAAGTGACTCAGCATATAGGCAATCGCATCGTGGTGAATGCCGATGGCGCAAACGCGCGCGTCAATCTGGCGGCGGGTAAAACGCTGGAGGTGGTTGGTTCGACGGGCGGCGCAATTAAAGCGTCAAACGGTGCGCAGGCGGTGATTGATGGCAAGCTCGCCAGTCGAGGCACGATCGCTAACAACGGTACAGCGCTGGTGCTGGCGGGCGGCAGCAACGGCAGCACCAGCGCCACTGGCGTGATTAACGGTGGTTTCCTGAATCGCCAGGATGGTACCGGCATTGGTTCTACCGGCTATGGCGCTAACGGCGTGCTGGTGCAGAGCGGCAGTGAGTTCAACAATAATGGCATCGTCAACCTGGCCACCATCGGTAGCAATTCGCAGTACGGTGTGGCGGGGATTCGATTGGAGGATAACGCCACATCCAACAACAGCGGCAACATCAACGTTGGCGTTAATGGTTCCAGTGCCAGTGGTACCGCCTCTGGGGTTTTGTTGACCACCCCAACGTCCACGTTTACCAATACGGCCGATGGGCAGATTTATATCGGCCGGGGTCCACAGAACAGCCTGACGGATAACGTCGCGGATACGGCGATGAATCAGAGCGGCCTGACCAGTGGCATCGCGTTGGTGGCCAACGGCAGCGCCACCAACAACGGCAACATTGTTATCGGTTCAAAAGTACAGAATGCAGCAGGCATGTCGGCCTCAGGTGCCAACAATGTCACGATGCTGAACAACGGCACCATTGATGTGAACGGTGCCGCAGCAACGGTACCGCGTGAAAACGTCGGCATGTCGGTGACCAATAGCAGCGGAAATATCGACAACAGCGGCACCATCAATCTCAACGGCGTCAACGGTACCGGCGTGAAAGTGGTGGCGACCAATGGCAACAGCGCATCGGCCAACTCCACGGGCACCATTAACGTTGCGGGTGGGGCCGATCCGGCGAGCGGAACGCGCAACTTTGGCGTCTGGGTTGAAGGTCAGGGAACCGGCCAAGCCAGCGCAGACATTGATGGTCCGGTGAACCTCAGTGGTAACGGCGCGATTGGCGTGCATGCGCGCGGCAATGCCACGGTGAACGTGGCGGCAAATGCCATTCCCTCCTTTAGCAATGGCAGCAATCAGATCGCCTTCTTCGCCTATGGCCCCAATGCGCTGATCAACGTCGCGGGCAATAATCCCTTCAATGTCACCACCGCCAATTCAACCCTGTTCCGCGTCGAGCAGGGTGCAGATTTTGATGGTACCGACCTGTCTCTCACCGCATCAGGCGCGGGTTCGGTGGCGGTGAATGGCAGCGGCACGGGGGGCACGGAGGTGAATACGCGCAACGCCACGCTTAATGTCAGCGGCGCGGGTGCCACGGGGGTCAATATCGAAGGCGGAGCCACCGGCACTATCGACAATGCCACCACCATCAATCTGACCGGCAACAATGCCATCGGCGCGATTGTGGATGGGCAAAAACATACCCTGGCGGGCAGTAACAGTGGTGCTCCCGTTACCGGCACCCGCCTGAGTTCAGCCGCCGCACTCAGCTCATCACAAACCGGATTGGTGGGTTATCTGGCGCGCAATCGTGCGCAACTCAATAACACCGGTGACATCAATTTCAGCGGGGCAAACGCCACCGGTATTCGGGTAGAGAGCGGTGCCACTGGCAGCAACAGCGGTAACATCAGCATCAATGATGGTGGTACTGGTATTGCGGTCAACAGCAGCGGCAGCACGGCGAATACCACCGCCAATAACAGCGGCAACATCAATGTCAATGGTGGCAGCACCACGAATCGTAGCCGGGGTGTCAGCGCCAGCGGCAGCCGGGCCATTGCCAATCTTAACAGCGGCACCTTGAACCTTAACGGCACGGGCGCGATAGGCGCAGAGGCGATCAATGGCGCGCAGGTGAATATTGCGGCAGGCTCTACGCCGATTTTCAATAATACCGATCAGATTGCTTATCACGCCGCAGGCAATGGTTCACGCATCAACTCGGCTGCGAACGCACTGGATGTGAACACGCAAAACTCCACCGGATATCGCATTGATGATGGTGCAGCCTTGAGCTTTAGTAGCCCAACGGCACTGACCACCAGCGGCGTGAACAGCACGGGCGTGATTGTTTCGGGGAGTGGTAGCAGCCTGAACAGCGCCAATGCCCGTTTCACCGCCAGCGGGCAGGGCAGCACCGCGGTGCGGGTCGAAGGGGGCGCAGCTGCCACTCTGGCCAGCGGCAGCACGCTCAATCTCAGCGGCAGTAATGCGGTGGGAGTGCTGGTGAATAATCTGCGCACTGACCTGAGCAATGCGCTGAATGGCAGCTCGGCACCCACTACCGTCACCAGCAATGCCAATCTGAGCGGCGCAGGCAGCAACGCCATCGGCTTTGATGTCACCAACGGTGCCGAGCTGGTGAACAATGGTGCGCTGAATCTCACCGGCAGCGATAACATCGGTATTCGCTCGCGTGCCGGCAGCACCTTAACCAACAACGGCACGGTGAATGTGGCGAGTGGCACTGGGCTGGATGTCTCCGGCAGCGGCAGCACCCTGGCTAAGGGCGGCGTAATCAACGTGGATAACGGTGCAGCGGGCGTGCGCATCAGTGATGGCGCGCAGCTGGCGCTCACCGGCAGTGACACGGTGATCACGACACGCGGCAATGCGCACGGCATTTTGCTGGATACCGGTGCGACCGCACTGAGCGCCAGCGATGCCACGGTCAACGTGCTCGGCAGCGGCAACGGTATCGAAAACCGTGCAGAACTCAGCAATGTCAGCCTGAGCAATCTCACCCTCAACGTTGGCAACGGTAACGGGATCCGCACTGCCGTGGCCTTTGATCCCGCCTCCACCGTGACCACTAATGTGTCGGGCAGCGGCACCGGGCTGAACATCGCCAATGCGGATGGATCGACCACCCGTGGCGATTTAACGCTGGGATCGGGCTATCAGTTCAATGTGACCGGCGCAGGCGGCACAGGGATCCGTGCCAACACCAGCGGTAATGTGACCACCGCAGCTGACGTGAATATTGATAACCCTGCAGGTGGCTCGGCACTGGTTTCCAGCACGGCGGGCACCATCACCAATACCGGTACTTTTACCTCCAACAGCCTGACGTCTCCGGTGGTGGATTTGCGTGGCGGTAAAACCATATTTGAGAACTATGGATCGATCATTACGGCCAATCCCCAGACGGTGGCGGTGGCCGGAAGCAATGCCGATGATGAAGTGCTGTTGACCGAGGGGGAGGTGCGCGGCGATATCAATCCCGGCGGCGGATCTGATGTATTTCGTTGGACGGGGGGCACGCTTAACGGCAGCCTGACGATGGGGAATGACAACAACAACAGCGCGCAAGTCAGCAACGTTGATCTGGGTACGACTTATCACCTCACCAGCGGCAGCGGTACTGGCAACACCCTGACTTTCAACCAGATTGATTCACGCGGCGGCAGCTTTAGTGCAGACGATCTCAACAAAGGGGTGAATCTGGGCAGCGGCTGGAGCACTATCAACTTCGCCAACACCCAGTGGACGTTGACCGATAACCTCAATCTGGCACACAGCACCATCAATGTGGATGCGGATTCGACACTGTACGCCGGTAATAATGTGCACCCGACGCTGGCAGGCGGCACGGCGGACTCACTCACAGTGAATAATGCGGGGACGTTGGATCTGACCAACGGCACAGGGTCGCCGGGCAACACGCTCAACATCAACGGGTCACTGGCATCCAGCGGTGGTCAGCTTAACCTGATCACCGACCTCAACGAGGGGGGCGCGCTGAGCAACCAGTTCACTGACCATCTCAACGTGACGGGCAACGCCAGCGGCACCACGCTGGTGAATGTGAAACTGACGGACAGCAGTACTGGGGCGCTTACCGATCTCAACCGCAACGGCGGGATTGAAGGCAACGAAGGGATATCCCTGGCCCAGGTGGCGGGTAACGCCAGTCCGGAGAGTTTTGCACTGAAAGACGGCTATCTCGGTGCCGGGCCGTGGCAGTATCGGCTCTACACCTTTGCGCCGGGCAGCACTGACCCCAGCCAGCGTTTGGTCAGCGGTAGTGGCAACAATTACTGGGATTATCGACTGGCAAATTATTACGTCTGCGAAGACGGCGCCAGCTGCCCATCGACCTTTATCACCGATGCGTTCGGTAGCGGTCAAAGCTACGATGCGCGTGCTGCCGTGGTGCCGCAGGTGCCTTCGTATATCTCTGCGCCGGTCGGGCTGGCGTATTACACCTCGGCGATCATTGACGATCTGCATAAACGTCTTGGCGACTTGCGCCATGAGCAGACGCGGCCAGAGGGCGAGGGCGGCGAGATGTTCCTGCGCTATATCGGTTCAAACCTGAAATACAAAAGTGACCAGCGTTTTACTGATTACGGTTACGACTTTGATTTGGATTACAGTGCGGTGCAGGTGGGCGGTAACCTCTTGCGCCTCGACGGGGAGAAAGACAGCCTGCGCGGTGGTTTGGCCTACACGCGCGGTAACACCCGTATTCGCCCAGATGCGGCGGATGGTTACAGCAGCACCACCTTTGACAGCGACAGCCTGGCGTTTTACGGCACCTGGCAGCGTCAAAGCGGTTTCTATCTGGACGGCGTGCTCTCGTTTGACTGGCATCGCGGCGAAACGGCTATTGCGCGACAGCAGCAAGAGGCGAAGTTGAAGGCGCACGGTTGGACCGCCTCACTGGAGAGCGGCTATCCGTTCGACCTGGGCGATGGCTATAAACTGGAGCCGCAGGCGCAGTTGATGTATATGAAGCTCAACATGAATGACTTTACCGATCAGGATGGCAATAAAGTGCGCTATGGCGATTACCACCAGACCATCGGACGTCTGGGCGCACGGCTCGATCGTACCTGGACGGATGACAGCCAACGTCAGTACACCCCCTATCTGCGCGCGAATTTCTATAAAGGCTGGGGCGGTACGGCAGAGACCAACGTCTCTTCAGTGGATAACCCTGCGTTGGGGGCAACCTTCACCAGCGGTCACTTTGGTCAGATGTGGGAAGTGGGCGCAGGCGGCACCGCCACGCTGCAAAAGGATGTGTCGCTGTATGCCGAAGCTGATTATCGCAAAGAGATTAACGGCAACGGGGCCAAAGGCTGGCGCTACAACGTGGGCGTAAGGTGGCAGTTTTAG
- a CDS encoding DUF1471 domain-containing protein — protein sequence MKSIKTFAAVVALSVLPFASFAQSVTACASTLDGAEAQIAAQAHKAGASYKVTEANFNNGVHMTAELTK from the coding sequence ATGAAATCTATCAAAACTTTTGCTGCTGTTGTTGCCCTGTCTGTTCTGCCATTCGCCAGCTTCGCGCAAAGCGTGACTGCCTGTGCCTCAACGCTTGATGGTGCAGAAGCGCAAATCGCTGCTCAGGCGCATAAAGCTGGTGCTTCCTATAAAGTGACTGAAGCCAACTTCAACAACGGCGTGCACATGACTGCCGAACTGACCAAATAA